The proteins below come from a single Natranaerofaba carboxydovora genomic window:
- a CDS encoding copper amine oxidase N-terminal domain-containing protein, with product MKKTTRKSLSLLVALAMVFTLFSGVAVAAEEGDFELDKETYRVVYSGTDEEVEMTVTVDEDDVADKVYAGVYEEGAGSWEDTTGSVEVDDGEVTFDIDFNTAALGEDTHNFKFYLSDDDLGGVDEEDAEYGYQDFRLRVFGEGVQDYSSGQSKVDDYDDEVDIEEASEFEVDFRYLDNTRFGDPDAVDGDNSADDVTFYVEVSHDAAEVEGASGSDGNVYKFEDKYLDDSNIYEFDVVSYKSGEIEVTLWKDYDSDDLSGEIDSVTIDVESPEGVDNIDLALDPDDEMKAGNELELTATATMNQYDAVGEDIVFEYREEDSDDDWDEIATVETDEDGEAEYDYEITTTGDYEFRAVWDDDDSMRSSEETLTVTAGDADAITAHEEAQFHNVEDDKFHVYFAIEDEFGNKLTKEDEMGVRVTDPEGDTYDADDDEITVTEDEEVNGTEEMYKVTVDYSEIDEEGDYEVRANIAGTTQRAYTTVTAAEFGDLEDIEIDLSHEATQDHDDLDEEFKVDVTLIDDQGMEKPYDHDDEDIRFSSSRSSIASVGRYDGEMNINSQGETTITITHNEEDLRDSAVFTVGEDPDYLEAEFEADRGELEGEVTLTIRDEDGYRTVNLDDDGEHIDEDFDVYLPDELEVVEDSKEDIEDGQGIFEIEAEDYGTYEVEVVTEEGLTTAFEVEFREEAERSVGMTIGEGTFTIDGEEYEFEDGVSPFIEDDRTMLPFRALAEALDADVSYDHDERKITTELEDITAEFWLGRTGFTVNDEAMTLEDDDGNAVVPYLDEDTGRTYMPVRAFSEALGADVTWDSATNEITIDR from the coding sequence ATGAAAAAAACAACGAGAAAATCACTTTCACTTTTAGTCGCACTAGCAATGGTATTTACTCTATTTAGTGGTGTGGCAGTGGCGGCTGAAGAAGGCGACTTTGAACTAGATAAGGAAACATACAGGGTAGTATATAGTGGGACTGACGAAGAAGTTGAGATGACAGTCACGGTCGATGAAGATGATGTAGCAGATAAGGTTTATGCAGGCGTATATGAGGAGGGTGCTGGCAGCTGGGAGGACACAACTGGTTCAGTAGAGGTCGATGATGGAGAAGTAACATTTGATATAGATTTTAACACAGCTGCTTTAGGAGAAGACACCCACAATTTTAAGTTTTATTTAAGTGATGATGATCTTGGTGGAGTAGATGAAGAAGATGCAGAATATGGTTACCAAGACTTCAGGCTGAGAGTTTTTGGTGAAGGTGTCCAGGATTACAGTAGCGGTCAAAGTAAGGTCGATGATTACGATGATGAAGTTGACATCGAGGAAGCCTCAGAATTTGAAGTAGACTTCCGGTATCTCGATAACACCAGGTTTGGAGATCCTGATGCAGTAGATGGAGATAATTCTGCTGATGATGTAACCTTCTATGTAGAAGTTAGCCACGATGCTGCGGAAGTTGAAGGTGCAAGTGGTAGTGATGGTAATGTTTATAAATTTGAAGATAAATATCTTGATGATAGTAACATCTATGAATTTGATGTAGTTTCTTATAAGTCAGGCGAAATTGAGGTAACTCTATGGAAAGATTATGATAGTGATGACCTCTCCGGCGAAATTGATTCCGTAACGATTGACGTTGAATCTCCCGAAGGCGTTGACAATATAGATCTAGCACTTGACCCGGACGATGAAATGAAAGCAGGCAACGAACTTGAACTGACAGCAACTGCCACCATGAACCAATATGATGCAGTGGGCGAAGACATCGTATTTGAATATCGAGAAGAAGACAGTGATGATGATTGGGACGAAATTGCTACAGTAGAAACCGATGAAGATGGTGAAGCGGAGTATGATTATGAAATCACGACAACAGGTGATTATGAATTCCGTGCTGTATGGGACGATGATGACTCTATGAGAAGTAGTGAGGAAACATTAACAGTGACTGCTGGCGATGCCGATGCAATTACAGCCCATGAAGAAGCCCAATTCCACAACGTAGAAGATGATAAATTTCACGTATACTTTGCAATCGAAGACGAGTTTGGCAACAAACTAACTAAAGAAGATGAAATGGGAGTAAGGGTAACAGACCCTGAAGGCGACACTTATGATGCTGATGACGACGAAATTACAGTTACAGAAGATGAAGAAGTAAACGGTACCGAAGAAATGTACAAAGTAACTGTAGATTACTCAGAAATTGACGAAGAAGGCGACTACGAAGTAAGAGCTAATATTGCAGGAACAACACAAAGGGCGTATACTACAGTAACAGCAGCCGAGTTTGGCGACCTAGAAGATATTGAAATTGACCTAAGCCATGAAGCAACTCAAGACCATGATGATCTTGATGAGGAATTTAAAGTAGATGTAACCCTAATTGACGACCAAGGCATGGAAAAACCATACGACCATGACGACGAAGACATTAGATTCAGCTCTAGCAGAAGTTCAATAGCAAGCGTAGGAAGATACGACGGCGAAATGAATATAAACAGCCAAGGCGAAACTACAATCACTATAACTCATAACGAAGAAGACTTAAGAGACAGTGCAGTATTCACAGTAGGCGAAGATCCAGACTATCTAGAAGCAGAATTTGAAGCAGATAGAGGAGAGCTTGAAGGTGAAGTTACTCTAACTATTAGAGACGAAGACGGATACAGAACTGTAAACCTTGATGACGATGGCGAGCACATTGACGAAGATTTCGATGTTTATCTACCAGACGAATTAGAAGTAGTAGAAGACTCCAAAGAAGATATTGAAGACGGCCAGGGAATCTTTGAAATCGAAGCAGAAGATTATGGAACTTATGAAGTAGAAGTAGTAACTGAAGAAGGTTTGACAACAGCATTTGAAGTAGAATTTAGAGAAGAAGCTGAAAGATCAGTTGGAATGACAATCGGTGAAGGTACTTTCACTATCGACGGAGAAGAGTACGAGTTTGAAGATGGTGTAAGTCCATTCATCGAAGACGATAGAACAATGCTTCCATTCCGTGCACTAGCAGAAGCACTAGACGCTGATGTAAGCTATGACCATGACGAAAGAAAGATCACTACAGAACTTGAAGATATCACAGCAGAATTCTGGTTAGGCAGAACAGGATTCACTGTAAACGACGAAGCTATGACTCTAGAAGACGACGATGGCAACGCAGTAGTACCATACCTAGACGAAGACACTGGACGTACCTACATGCCTGTACGTGCATTCAGTGAAGCATTAGGTGCAGACGTAACCTGGGACTCAGCTACTAACGAAATAACTATCGACAGATAA